A region from the Drosophila takahashii strain IR98-3 E-12201 chromosome 2L, DtakHiC1v2, whole genome shotgun sequence genome encodes:
- the LOC108067930 gene encoding uncharacterized protein yields MERCNISLEENENLLRTIRTIKSLDKLYKTYVPQTLDSTLKKAPVSILKHKKSDNSDVKNSQMAIGQIQDSQEKTDSTTTIRPSEDLYVATSKNLPQEYVANIFKATGMSKHPVSRDQQDLRKPHARISSGQMGKRGVNSSSSELSATGSAPVCGNPMNFVTFAEPEIRNTSFFDQGPSNTANECCCEFSSPPSPSLKQDSSDLTVEYCCCSQNTIQLEQASNQSDLEDGTNISNYSVVGEQEVMDEEPYSADSYEKIDRDKLHDEFRDYEQRSLKSQESEDRGLKMPDPEILKPRTENVSTFRGFDAVSESSSTARSARRGFERQISPGFSCCAPPPSEVSFPSSDQVQDCDRSQSNCLDIDSFLRTQHQRPPSIPSCDCCFVNNMLEGQSVYMTDYRPILSAGNQFNQFSQPGYGPESFHGECCCQAMPLSGGFEATYPCSNFTMPWDSQCLPTTGCPLPGTSNSFCYSPGTEFCEGLYNDMGGCCSTGIYGIGGNCQTDPHCCYYLSHLSPGYCCSFPCGARMDGS; encoded by the exons ATGGAGCGTTGTAACATCAGCCTCGAGGAAAATGAGAACCTCCTTCGCACCATTAGGACTATCAAGAGCTTagataaattatataagacCTATGTACCTCAAACATTGGACAGCACATTGAAAAAAGCACCCGTGTCTATACTAAAGCACAAAAAATCCGATAATAGTGACGTCAAAAATTCCCAAATGGCAATAGGTCAGATACAAGATAGCCAGGAAAAGACAGACTCCACTACTACCATACGACCTAGTGAGGACCTTTATGTCGCAACCTCTAAAAATCTACCACAAGAATATGTtgctaacatttttaaagctaCTGGTATGTCAAAACATCCGGTATCCCGCGATCAGCAGGACTTGAGAAA accACATGCTCGCATTTCTTCCGGGCAAATGGGTAAGCGAGGTGTGAATTCTTCATCTTCCGAGCTCTCAGCAACTGGAA gtgCTCCGGTCTGTGGCAATCCCATGAACTTCGTAACCTTCGCAGAACCGGAAATTCGAAATACGTCTTTCTTCGATCAGGGACCATCTAATACCGCCAATGAGTGTTGCTGTGAATTTTCATCTCCGCCGTCGCCGTCTTTAAAGCAGGACTCATCTGATCTGACTGTAGAATATTGTTGCTGCTCTCAAAACACTATCCAACTGGAGCAGGCTTCAAATCAGTCTGATCTAGAAGACGGTACGAATATATCGAACTACAGTGTCGTTGGGGAGCAAGAAGTCATGGATGAGGAACCGTATTCCGCGGACTCTTATGAGAAAATCGATAGGGATAAATTGCACGACGAATTCAGAGACTATGAGCAACGTTCTTTAAAAAGTCAAGAATCAGAGGATCGGGGCCTTAAAATGCCAGATCCTGAAATACTCAAGCCTCGTACGGAAAACGTAAGCACTTTCAGAGGTTTTGATGCTGTTAGTGAAAGTTCCTCTACTGCTCGCTCTGCAAGAAGAGGCTTTGAGAGACAAATATCACCAGGCTTTTCTTGTTGTGCCCCACCTCCGTCGGAGGTTTCATTTCCCTCTTCTGACCAAGTTCAAGATTGTGATCGTTCGCAGTCCAACTGTCTGGACATCGACAGCTTCCTGAGAACCCAACACCAACGACCTCCATCGATACCAAGTTGCGACTGCTGCTTCGTCAACAATATGCTGGAAGGCCAAAGTGTTTATATGACCGATTACAGACCAATTTTATCTGCGGGCAACCAGTTTAATCAGTTTTCCCAGCCAGGATACGGACCTGAGTCTTTTCACGGAGAGTGCTGTTGCCAGGCCATGCCATTAAGCGGAGGATTTGAAGCCACATATCCGTGTTCCAATTTTACGATGCCCTGGGACAGTCAGTGCCTTCCCACCACAGGATGTCCTCTTCCTGGCACTTCCAATTCCTTCTGCTATTCACCAGGCACTGAGTTCTGCGAGGGCCTATATAATGACATGGGCGGTTGTTGCTCCACTGGAATCTATGGAATTGGAGGTAACTGCCAAACGGATCCACACTGCTGCTATTATCTGAGTCATCTTAG TCCCGGTTATTGCTGCTCTTTTCCATGCGGCGCTCGAATGGATGGATCCTGA
- the l(2)k14505 gene encoding ATP synthase mitochondrial F1 complex assembly factor 2: MNGKLLLNALRALRVSHCSQWQVPAARISVPVRLYASAPKRFYKKTSVLTGDGGFEVVLDHRKLKTPKGAPFVVRSEPLAIAVATEFDAQKEHIERSRMHLSALCFTAIDNPNNLNKLDMVNYLLNYIATDTVLYQYDQEEKDLQDLQVNEWDPVIEWFNQRFETNLQKTLNITPPQVSEEDKMKIAKHFHSYSLETLHGYTYAVDTLKSIVLACAVMEQMLTVDKAVALARLEEEYQLKFWGRVEWAHDLSQQDLQSRLAAAVLFVHLNCSETLVKQKSIL; this comes from the exons ATGAATGGAAAGCTGCTGCTGAATGCCCTTCGAGCCCTTCGGGTGAGCCACTGTAGCCAGTGGCAAGTTCCGGCGGCCAGAATCAGCGTCCCAGTGCGTCTGTACG CCTCTGCGCCCAAGCGGTTCTACAAAAAGACCTCCGTGCTAACCGGCGACGGGGGCTTCGAGGTGGTCCTGGACCACCGGAAACTGAAGACGCCCAAGGGCGCTCCATTCGTCGTGCGAAGCGAACCACTGGCCATTGCAGTGGCCACGGAGTTCGATGCCCAGAAGGAGCACATCGAGCGCTCCCGGATGCACCTGTCCGCCCTCTGCTTCACAGCCATCGACAATCCCAATAACCTGAACAAGTTGGACATGGTCAATTACCTGCTCAACTACATCGCCACCGATACGGTGCTGTACCAGTACGAT CAGGAGGAAAAGGACCTGCAGGATCTTCAGGTCAACGAGTGGGACCCGGTTATCGAGTGGTTCAACCAGCGCTTCGAGACAAATCTGCAAAAGACCCTGAACATCACGCCGCCTCAGGTCAGCGAGGAGGATAAAATGAAGATCGCAAAGCACTTTCACTCCTACAGCCTGGAAACACTGCATG GCTACACCTACGCGGTGGACACTTTAAAGTCAATTGTCCTGGCCTGCGCCGTCATGGAGCAGATGCTAACCGTGGACAAGGCGGTGGCCCTGGCTCGCCTGGAGGAGGAGTACCAGCTCAAGTTCTGGGGTCGCGTGGAGTGGGCCCATGATCTCAGCCAACAGGACCTGCAATCACGTCTAGCTGCTGCCGTGCTCTTCGTCCACCTCAACTGTTCCGAGACCTTGGTTAAGCAAAAGTCAATTCTATAA